A part of Caviibacter abscessus genomic DNA contains:
- a CDS encoding CDP-glycerol glycerophosphotransferase family protein → MIRKIFNMILAFVTYPFCKIKEDIWLVGGNAGQLYVDNARAIHEFLLKRRKNVYWIVEKNSNLRNYFEKNNIPYLIKGSYKSYLYFMSSKVSLFSHSISADIVPYLCAVPFINYFHYKNYKVFLNHGTVGLKKRAAMNKKYEKLIDKLLKSYNLNPCDSKLEKDIKVNDWKMNEETMYVCGYPRYDRLYGKINVNSDILYMPTWRNYSDISGYINKINEFINNKKLLNYLKTNNRYLKVYIHQLMQDKIEILNNNDRIVLLDKNEDVTNLLKKSDILITDYSSVAYDFYFMRKKVIFYQFDQKEYLEKIGSYVDLNNLFGEVVFNADDVVESIISSKQIEYGKYFSYVDDKNCERLYKRILKDVYNGKG, encoded by the coding sequence ATGATTAGAAAAATATTTAATATGATACTTGCATTTGTCACTTATCCTTTTTGTAAAATTAAAGAAGATATTTGGCTTGTAGGTGGAAATGCTGGTCAACTTTATGTTGATAATGCCAGAGCAATTCACGAGTTTTTATTAAAACGTAGAAAAAATGTTTACTGGATTGTAGAAAAAAATAGTAATTTAAGAAATTATTTTGAAAAAAATAATATACCTTATTTAATTAAAGGTTCATATAAATCTTATTTATACTTTATGAGTTCAAAGGTAAGTTTATTTTCTCATTCAATATCAGCGGATATAGTACCATATTTATGTGCTGTTCCTTTTATTAATTATTTTCATTATAAGAATTACAAAGTATTTTTAAATCATGGAACTGTTGGGCTAAAAAAAAGAGCTGCAATGAATAAAAAATATGAAAAATTAATAGATAAATTACTTAAATCATATAATCTTAATCCTTGTGACAGCAAACTGGAAAAAGATATAAAAGTAAACGATTGGAAAATGAATGAAGAAACTATGTATGTTTGTGGTTATCCAAGATATGACAGATTATATGGAAAAATAAATGTAAATTCTGATATTTTATATATGCCTACTTGGAGAAATTATAGTGATATTAGTGGATATATTAATAAAATAAATGAGTTTATTAATAATAAAAAATTACTAAATTATTTAAAAACTAATAATAGATATTTAAAAGTATATATACATCAGTTAATGCAAGATAAAATAGAGATTTTAAATAATAATGACAGAATAGTTTTACTTGATAAAAATGAAGATGTAACAAATTTATTGAAAAAATCAGATATTCTAATAACGGATTATTCAAGTGTTGCTTATGATTTTTATTTTATGAGAAAAAAAGTTATTTTTTATCAGTTTGATCAAAAAGAATATTTAGAAAAAATAGGTTCTTATGTTGATTTAAATAATTTATTCGGTGAAGTTGTGTTTAATGCTGACGATGTAGTTGAAAGTATTATTAGTAGTAAACAAATAGAATATGGAAAGTATTTTTCATATGTAGATGATAAAAATTGTGAAAGACTTTATAAGAGAATATTAAAGGATGTGTATAATGGAAAAGGTTAG
- a CDS encoding glycosyltransferase family 2 protein, with amino-acid sequence MKISLILPTLNRTDDLELFLDSLLSQTYKNFELIVIDQNKSNEIKEIIDKYLGKIEIKYIKSDVLGISINRNKGLFYRSGEIIGFPDDDCTYAPDTLQKVVNYLIDKQRHIYSCRTLEKGKNYGTGVMFENDCEIKIGNVEKTVKSITFFVNIKEDDIYLFDNKLGVGSIFGSGEETDYILTLLHKGYKGEYFANDIIYHPAKKGNYDDLNRAYNYARGYGALCKKEVIYRKNYLYIFKFLNKIIRSIGGCLISKHGKYHGEVLRGRLSGFFGYKND; translated from the coding sequence ATGAAAATTTCACTTATTTTACCTACTCTTAATAGAACAGACGATTTAGAGTTATTTCTTGATAGTTTACTTTCTCAAACATATAAAAATTTTGAATTAATTGTAATTGATCAAAATAAAAGTAATGAGATAAAGGAAATAATTGATAAATATTTAGGTAAAATAGAAATAAAATATATAAAAAGTGATGTATTAGGAATAAGTATAAATAGAAACAAAGGTTTATTTTATAGAAGCGGAGAAATAATAGGTTTTCCTGATGATGATTGTACTTATGCTCCCGATACACTGCAAAAAGTAGTAAATTATTTAATAGATAAACAAAGGCATATTTATTCTTGCAGAACTCTTGAAAAAGGTAAAAATTATGGTACAGGAGTAATGTTTGAAAACGACTGTGAAATAAAAATAGGAAATGTTGAAAAGACTGTTAAATCAATAACTTTTTTTGTGAATATAAAAGAAGATGATATATATTTATTTGACAATAAATTGGGAGTAGGCTCTATTTTTGGAAGTGGAGAAGAAACAGACTATATTTTAACTCTACTTCATAAAGGATATAAGGGAGAGTATTTTGCAAATGATATAATTTATCACCCTGCAAAAAAAGGAAATTATGATGATTTAAATAGAGCGTATAACTATGCAAGAGGCTATGGAGCTCTTTGTAAAAAAGAAGTTATTTACAGAAAAAATTATTTATACATTTTTAAATTTTTAAATAAGATAATTAGAAGTATAGGCGGTTGTTTAATTTCAAAACATGGTAAATATCACGGAGAAGTTTTAAGGGGAAGGCTATCAGGCTTTTTTGGTTATAAAAATGATTAG
- a CDS encoding glycosyltransferase family 32 protein — METIPKKAYYVWIGNAKKPEIFNKCYESWKMYLKDYEIIEINESNFDIEYHRKKNKFFNECFEKKMWAYCSDYIRTVVLYENGGIYLDIDMQLLKPIDEYLKYDFFIGYESDEYLGVGLYGAKKNSEILKELLNFYNDKIYNFALWTIPKILTTIIKENNFDKNEKILLFEKEYFYPFGLNEIFTPNVITNKTVAIHWWNASWSNLKNKLFLETKHLKGIKKVLKKAKIILRVWIKGY, encoded by the coding sequence ATGGAAACAATACCTAAAAAAGCTTATTATGTTTGGATAGGAAATGCTAAAAAACCTGAAATTTTTAATAAATGTTATGAGTCATGGAAAATGTATCTAAAAGACTATGAAATAATAGAAATTAATGAAAGTAATTTTGATATTGAGTATCATAGAAAGAAAAATAAGTTTTTTAATGAATGTTTTGAAAAAAAAATGTGGGCATATTGTAGTGACTATATACGAACAGTGGTACTTTATGAAAATGGAGGTATATATTTAGACATAGATATGCAACTTTTAAAGCCTATTGATGAATATTTAAAATATGATTTTTTTATAGGATATGAAAGTGATGAATATTTAGGTGTTGGATTATATGGTGCTAAAAAAAATAGTGAAATTTTAAAAGAACTACTTAATTTTTATAATGATAAAATATATAATTTTGCACTTTGGACCATACCTAAAATATTAACTACAATTATCAAAGAAAATAATTTTGATAAAAATGAAAAAATATTATTGTTTGAAAAAGAATATTTTTATCCATTTGGATTAAATGAAATATTTACGCCTAATGTTATTACAAATAAAACTGTAGCAATACACTGGTGGAATGCGAGCTGGAGTAATTTAAAAAATAAATTGTTTTTAGAAACCAAGCATTTAAAAGGTATAAAAAAAGTTTTAAAAAAAGCAAAGATAATACTTAGAGTATGGATAAAAGGGTATTAG
- the wzy gene encoding O-antigen polysaccharide polymerase Wzy, with amino-acid sequence MTKKQSLYGHIIVIILSILVFNLFSEIKHLELLVSAVYIYTLIHTKYYLSFLNVYMIFLYTLGLFNFSRMFLDLLGHSSFGWATKFANYYFTESVKIEILHVFLLVILFVQLGFLIFVNTNDIKFNFTISRNERVIKISKLIFLISMPMLVIKLLIQFRYILSLGYSAYYTGVLKNIEYPIYTMGSGTLMTIAFILFLTAIPTKNEFKIYSTIYLLVKFVDSLKGARAIFLTQLLFILWLYKRQYGIKINFKYMLKLFSFVAIFSQILVNFREKTIFSFKLIQGFLDFLFSQGVSYLVLGYTIDIHEKIPNKPYILQGLFGFKGQGFEALNTTNSLADVLTYNLDKVSYLKGEGIGSSFIAESYLLGYVAMILIFILLGYFITYYETKVGQNRYLLMLSVYIVPNIFYIPRGSLFGGGLLMFLLTYSIIYIIFYKVVYKNGNNT; translated from the coding sequence ATGACTAAAAAACAAAGTTTATATGGGCATATAATAGTAATTATTTTATCAATTTTGGTATTTAATTTATTTTCAGAAATAAAACATTTAGAACTGTTGGTTTCGGCAGTATATATATATACTTTAATACATACAAAATATTATTTATCATTTCTTAATGTTTATATGATATTTTTGTATACATTAGGTTTATTTAATTTTAGCAGAATGTTTTTAGATTTATTGGGGCATTCAAGTTTTGGTTGGGCTACGAAATTTGCAAATTATTATTTTACCGAGAGTGTAAAAATTGAAATATTACATGTTTTTCTTTTAGTAATACTGTTTGTTCAACTTGGATTTTTAATATTTGTAAATACAAATGACATAAAATTTAATTTTACTATTTCAAGAAATGAAAGAGTAATAAAAATATCAAAATTAATATTTTTAATATCAATGCCAATGCTTGTTATTAAACTTTTAATACAGTTTAGATACATATTAAGTTTAGGTTACAGTGCATATTATACAGGTGTTTTAAAAAATATAGAATATCCTATTTACACAATGGGTAGTGGAACACTTATGACTATAGCATTTATCCTATTTTTAACGGCTATCCCTACCAAAAACGAATTTAAAATATATTCTACTATATATTTATTGGTAAAATTTGTAGATTCCTTAAAAGGAGCAAGAGCCATATTTTTAACTCAACTTTTATTTATACTTTGGCTATATAAAAGACAGTATGGAATTAAAATAAATTTTAAATACATGTTAAAATTATTTTCATTTGTTGCTATATTTTCACAAATATTAGTAAATTTTAGAGAAAAAACAATATTTTCTTTTAAACTTATACAAGGATTTTTAGATTTTCTTTTTTCACAAGGAGTAAGTTATTTAGTTTTAGGTTATACAATAGATATACATGAAAAAATACCTAACAAACCATATATATTACAGGGGTTATTCGGATTTAAAGGTCAAGGTTTTGAAGCATTAAATACGACAAATTCTCTTGCAGATGTACTGACATATAATTTGGATAAAGTATCATATTTAAAAGGTGAAGGGATAGGTTCAAGTTTTATAGCAGAATCTTATCTTTTAGGTTATGTTGCTATGATCCTAATATTTATATTATTAGGATATTTTATAACTTACTATGAAACTAAAGTAGGTCAAAATAGATATTTACTTATGTTATCTGTGTATATAGTGCCAAATATTTTCTATATACCTAGAGGTTCTCTTTTTGGCGGTGGATTACTTATGTTTTTATTAACTTATTCAATAATATATATAATATTTTATAAGGTGGTGTATAAAAATGGAAACAATACCTAA
- a CDS encoding glycosyltransferase family 2 protein, whose amino-acid sequence MDKIFTIFTPTYNRKDKLKRLYDNLLEQTYKDFTWLIIDDGSRDGTKEIIKDFIGLDVKYIYKSNAGKQRAYNDAIEIADTKYFICLDSDDYYTSDALYKIKKILDKSDEKIAGLAYLSKYENGDIIGTKFNVKRANHFDIYNKYKVTGDKGLCFKLEILKKYRFKVFENEKFTTEAYLYNKIARDYEMLCLNEYLEIKEYLENGLTSKYDKLLTSNPKGQALYYNDMFYHSKNIVIAARYIKFSLIARYSFFKILKDSNAKLCTILALPVGIYMYLKYKMKR is encoded by the coding sequence TTGGATAAAATATTTACAATCTTTACTCCTACGTATAATAGAAAAGATAAGTTAAAAAGACTTTATGATAATCTTCTTGAGCAAACGTATAAAGATTTTACTTGGCTTATAATAGACGATGGTTCAAGAGATGGTACAAAAGAAATTATTAAAGATTTTATAGGACTTGATGTTAAGTATATTTATAAATCTAATGCAGGAAAACAAAGAGCATATAACGATGCAATAGAAATTGCCGATACGAAATATTTTATTTGTCTTGATTCAGATGATTATTATACAAGCGATGCTCTTTATAAAATAAAAAAGATACTTGATAAATCCGATGAAAAAATTGCAGGACTTGCCTATTTATCAAAATATGAAAACGGGGATATTATAGGCACAAAATTTAATGTAAAAAGAGCTAATCATTTTGATATATATAATAAATACAAAGTAACTGGGGACAAAGGTTTATGCTTTAAATTGGAAATACTTAAAAAATATAGATTTAAAGTATTTGAAAATGAAAAGTTTACAACGGAAGCATATTTATATAATAAAATAGCAAGAGATTATGAAATGCTTTGCTTAAATGAATATTTAGAAATAAAAGAATACTTAGAAAATGGTCTAACATCAAAATATGACAAACTTCTAACTTCAAATCCTAAAGGTCAAGCACTTTACTATAATGATATGTTTTACCATAGTAAAAATATAGTAATTGCCGCAAGATATATTAAATTCAGTTTAATAGCTAGATATAGTTTTTTTAAGATTTTAAAAGATTCCAATGCAAAACTATGTACTATATTGGCACTACCTGTAGGGATATATATGTATTTAAAATATAAAATGAAAAGGTAA
- a CDS encoding oligosaccharide flippase family protein gives MNNKDSLLKGTLVYTSANVITKLGGLVFLPIMTRILTAQEYGIIGILSPITTIFTIILGLGFYNVSMKKYVDLKDNENELGSFNFTIIFSIFILCLFVMAILFLPISKKIFLYIVSVNYTLILISIMISMVNAFNNIALTLFRMKRNYFRVAVGSLISFFTNYFLAIFFIKKLGLGVFGNQLANLIAVFTLFVYFYIEYFKTVKPKFSKNYLTYSLYNGIPLIFIELTDQLVNFSDRLILSKFNISLAVIGAYTLAYTGSRVLGIITSSFVGAFTPVLYENIKASSKKLENFLAILMFFCVIGTLFANEAITLIFPPHYKQAVLYMPIVLTAVMAQALYALDYYFHYNEKSAYIIYFTLLSLVINVVLNVIFIPIYPQYAVIIASLTTLIAFLIRDILELYLIKKWFDIEFNYFNLLKYLFIAFNPLIWYLAIAKISINIILLKLIYIVIAVLLTYKEVKSWIKYLQSLLLRIIEKIS, from the coding sequence ATGAATAATAAAGATAGCCTTTTAAAAGGTACATTAGTTTATACAAGTGCAAATGTTATAACAAAACTTGGTGGACTTGTTTTTCTACCTATAATGACCAGAATTTTAACAGCACAAGAATATGGAATTATAGGGATTTTATCACCAATTACAACAATATTTACAATAATTTTGGGTTTAGGTTTTTATAACGTTTCCATGAAAAAGTATGTTGATTTAAAAGATAATGAAAATGAATTAGGCTCTTTTAATTTCACAATAATATTTAGTATATTTATACTTTGCCTATTTGTTATGGCAATATTATTTTTGCCAATATCAAAAAAAATATTTTTATACATAGTATCAGTAAATTATACATTAATATTAATATCAATAATGATTTCAATGGTAAATGCGTTTAATAATATTGCATTAACTTTGTTTAGAATGAAAAGAAATTACTTTAGAGTGGCTGTTGGATCATTAATATCATTTTTTACTAATTATTTTTTAGCGATATTTTTTATTAAAAAACTAGGACTTGGAGTATTTGGCAATCAACTGGCTAATTTAATAGCTGTTTTTACGTTGTTTGTATATTTTTATATTGAATATTTTAAAACAGTAAAACCAAAATTTTCAAAAAATTATTTGACTTATTCTTTGTATAACGGGATTCCGTTAATATTTATAGAACTTACAGATCAATTAGTAAATTTTAGTGATAGATTGATACTTTCAAAATTTAACATTTCACTTGCAGTTATAGGAGCTTACACTTTAGCATATACTGGTTCAAGAGTTTTAGGAATTATAACAAGTTCTTTTGTGGGTGCTTTTACTCCTGTTTTATATGAGAATATAAAAGCATCAAGTAAAAAACTTGAAAATTTCTTAGCAATATTAATGTTTTTTTGTGTAATTGGTACACTTTTTGCAAATGAAGCAATAACTTTAATATTTCCACCACACTATAAACAAGCAGTATTATATATGCCGATAGTTTTAACAGCTGTTATGGCACAAGCACTTTATGCACTTGATTATTATTTTCATTATAATGAAAAAAGTGCATATATAATATATTTTACTTTATTATCTCTTGTAATAAACGTTGTTCTTAATGTGATATTTATACCTATATATCCACAATATGCAGTAATAATTGCATCACTTACAACACTTATTGCATTTTTAATAAGGGATATATTAGAGCTTTATTTAATAAAAAAATGGTTTGATATAGAATTTAATTATTTTAATTTATTAAAATACCTATTTATTGCATTTAATCCATTAATTTGGTATCTTGCAATTGCTAAAATAAGTATAAATATTATTTTATTAAAATTAATATATATTGTAATTGCTGTTTTATTAACATATAAGGAGGTAAAATCTTGGATAAAATATTTACAATCTTTACTCCTACGTATAATAGAAAAGATAAGTTAA
- a CDS encoding mannose-1-phosphate guanylyltransferase produces the protein MKKVALIMAGGSGTRFWPLSTKDKPKQFLKLISDKTMLEQTIDRVALVTEKENIYIVTSKKYSKIINEILPDFTNIIIEPMAKDTAACIGYSVMNILKKYKEDVIVSIYPSDHLIEDMDKFKNYVKKAYDIADNGYIVTMGIKPTYPETAYGYIEYRGEDVLAFREKPNIDIAERYFESKNYLWNSGMFFVKASVMLDEIKRYLPEHYYLLYDDKFEQLNPVSIDIAVMEKTKIAKVIAVDFKWNDVGSFNSLEKVFDKDDTGSIVRGDTKYVSLNSSKNIVINEQEGKIIAVVGIDDLIIVNTEDKLLICPREKGQEIKKISGLINE, from the coding sequence ATGAAAAAGGTTGCTTTAATAATGGCTGGTGGTTCAGGAACAAGATTTTGGCCTTTATCAACAAAAGATAAACCTAAACAATTTTTAAAATTAATTTCAGATAAAACTATGCTTGAGCAAACTATTGATAGAGTAGCTTTAGTTACTGAAAAAGAAAATATATATATTGTAACAAGTAAAAAGTACAGTAAAATAATAAATGAAATTTTACCAGATTTTACTAATATTATAATTGAGCCAATGGCAAAAGATACAGCAGCTTGTATTGGATATTCAGTTATGAATATACTAAAAAAATATAAGGAAGATGTAATTGTAAGTATTTATCCTTCAGATCATTTGATAGAAGATATGGATAAATTTAAAAATTATGTAAAAAAAGCATATGATATAGCTGATAATGGCTATATAGTAACTATGGGAATTAAACCCACTTATCCTGAAACTGCGTACGGATATATTGAATATAGAGGAGAAGATGTTTTAGCATTTAGAGAAAAACCTAATATAGATATTGCTGAAAGATATTTTGAATCAAAAAATTATTTATGGAATAGTGGTATGTTTTTTGTAAAAGCAAGCGTAATGTTAGATGAGATAAAAAGATATCTACCAGAACATTATTACTTACTTTATGATGATAAATTTGAACAATTAAATCCTGTTTCAATAGACATTGCAGTTATGGAAAAAACAAAAATTGCCAAAGTTATAGCTGTTGATTTTAAATGGAACGATGTTGGAAGCTTTAATTCACTTGAAAAAGTATTTGATAAAGATGATACAGGTAGTATAGTAAGAGGCGATACAAAATATGTTTCATTAAACAGTAGTAAAAATATTGTTATAAATGAACAAGAAGGTAAAATTATAGCAGTAGTAGGTATTGATGATTTAATAATTGTAAATACTGAAGATAAATTATTAATATGTCCTAGAGAAAAAGGACAGGAAATAAAAAAAATATCAGGACTTATAAATGAATAA
- the leuS gene encoding leucine--tRNA ligase, producing the protein MNEYKSSIIEKKWQEKWEKDNIFKTYNEVENKKNYYVLEMFAYPSGKLHVGHLRNYTIGDAIARYKKMKGFNVLHPFGWDSFGLPAENAAIDNGVHPEKWTSKNIENMKKQLKLMGISHDWDREIATYKPDYYKFNQKLFIEMYKKGLVYKNKSYVNWCPDCNTVLANEQVEQGKCWRHGKTDVVQKELEQWYLKITQYAQELLDGHEMLKAGWPQEVIAMQKNWIGKSQGTSIFFELDGIDEKVEVFTTRPDTIYGITYFVIAPEHPIVEKYVLKNKPELKEIVDSMINEDTISREAEDKEKVGVFTGLYGKHPITNEKVEIWIANYVLMNYGTGAVMAVPAHDKRDFDFAKKYNLSVKQVIEGEELPYVGNGKLINSGEFNGVENEKAKKLITDYLKEKGIGGYKVNYRLHDWLISRQRYWGTPIPVIYDENNEIILEKEENLPVKLPLDIEFTGNGNPLETSKEFKNVDLGNGKIGRRETDTMDTFVDSSWYYLRYTDPKNQIKPFESSIANKWTPVNQYIGGVEHAVMHLLYARFFHKALRDLGYVNSDEPFERLLTQGMVLGNSYYSKNERRYLFSKEVKWEKNKAYSIKTNEELVVKLEKMSKSKNNGEDPAEIVAKYGADAARLFVLFAAPPEKELEWNENGLGGAYRFINRIFLLLNETSSFTDKNEIVLKNRTKEDENLQRKLHKTIKKVTQSMEDNFHFNTAIASLMELLNDMTTYKQEVIDKSNFGTESKKIWYETLYKTSLMISPFAPHVADEMLEELGEVKTAFELDYPIYDETFTKDTSITLVIQVNGKVRDNVVVDINTDDEKINEIALSLDKVKSHIEGKQVVKIINVKNRLVNIVVK; encoded by the coding sequence ATGAACGAGTATAAATCAAGTATAATAGAAAAAAAGTGGCAAGAAAAATGGGAAAAAGATAATATATTTAAAACATATAATGAAGTAGAAAATAAAAAGAATTATTATGTTTTAGAAATGTTTGCATACCCATCAGGTAAACTTCATGTAGGTCATTTAAGAAACTATACTATTGGAGATGCGATAGCAAGATACAAGAAAATGAAAGGATTTAATGTATTACATCCTTTTGGTTGGGATAGTTTTGGACTTCCTGCTGAAAATGCAGCTATTGATAATGGAGTACATCCTGAAAAGTGGACAAGTAAAAATATTGAAAATATGAAAAAACAGTTAAAACTTATGGGAATATCTCATGACTGGGATAGAGAAATAGCCACATATAAACCGGATTACTATAAATTTAATCAAAAGTTATTTATTGAAATGTACAAAAAGGGTTTAGTTTATAAAAATAAATCATATGTAAATTGGTGTCCAGATTGTAATACTGTACTTGCAAATGAACAAGTAGAACAGGGTAAATGTTGGAGACATGGGAAAACAGATGTTGTACAAAAAGAATTAGAACAATGGTATTTAAAAATAACTCAGTATGCACAAGAATTACTAGATGGACATGAAATGTTAAAAGCAGGGTGGCCTCAAGAAGTAATTGCAATGCAAAAAAACTGGATAGGTAAATCACAAGGAACAAGTATATTTTTTGAACTTGACGGTATAGATGAAAAAGTTGAAGTATTTACCACAAGACCTGATACAATTTATGGAATTACATATTTTGTTATTGCTCCAGAGCACCCTATAGTTGAAAAATATGTATTGAAAAATAAGCCAGAGTTAAAAGAAATAGTAGATTCTATGATAAATGAAGATACTATTTCAAGAGAAGCTGAAGATAAAGAAAAAGTTGGAGTATTTACAGGTCTTTATGGTAAACACCCAATAACAAATGAAAAAGTAGAAATATGGATAGCAAATTATGTATTAATGAATTATGGTACTGGAGCTGTAATGGCTGTACCGGCTCATGACAAAAGAGATTTTGATTTTGCTAAAAAATATAATTTAAGTGTTAAACAAGTAATTGAAGGAGAAGAATTACCTTACGTAGGAAATGGTAAATTAATAAATTCAGGAGAATTTAATGGTGTAGAAAATGAAAAAGCTAAAAAGCTTATTACCGATTATCTAAAAGAAAAAGGTATAGGAGGATATAAGGTAAATTATCGTTTACATGATTGGTTAATTAGTAGACAAAGATATTGGGGAACACCTATTCCTGTAATTTATGATGAAAATAACGAAATAATACTTGAAAAAGAAGAAAACTTACCTGTAAAATTACCTTTAGATATAGAGTTTACAGGTAATGGTAATCCACTTGAAACATCAAAAGAATTTAAAAACGTTGATTTAGGAAATGGTAAAATAGGTAGAAGAGAGACAGATACTATGGATACCTTTGTAGATTCATCTTGGTACTATTTAAGATACACAGATCCAAAAAATCAAATAAAACCTTTTGAAAGTTCAATAGCAAATAAATGGACACCAGTAAATCAATATATAGGTGGAGTAGAACATGCTGTAATGCACTTGTTATATGCAAGATTTTTCCATAAAGCATTAAGAGATTTAGGCTATGTAAATTCTGATGAACCATTTGAAAGACTACTTACTCAAGGTATGGTTTTAGGAAACTCTTACTATTCAAAAAATGAGAGAAGATACTTATTCTCTAAAGAAGTAAAATGGGAGAAAAATAAAGCATATAGTATAAAAACTAATGAAGAATTAGTTGTTAAATTAGAAAAAATGAGTAAATCTAAAAATAACGGAGAAGATCCGGCAGAAATTGTAGCTAAATATGGTGCAGATGCTGCAAGACTATTTGTATTATTTGCAGCTCCGCCTGAAAAAGAACTTGAGTGGAATGAAAATGGTCTTGGTGGAGCATATAGATTTATAAACAGAATATTTTTACTTTTAAATGAAACATCAAGTTTTACAGATAAAAATGAAATAGTATTAAAAAATAGAACAAAAGAAGATGAAAACTTACAAAGAAAATTACATAAAACTATAAAAAAAGTAACTCAAAGTATGGAAGATAATTTCCACTTTAATACTGCAATAGCATCACTTATGGAACTACTAAATGATATGACAACATATAAGCAAGAAGTTATTGATAAATCTAATTTTGGTACTGAATCTAAAAAGATTTGGTATGAAACATTATATAAAACAAGTCTTATGATATCTCCTTTTGCACCACACGTTGCAGATGAAATGTTAGAGGAACTTGGAGAAGTAAAAACAGCATTTGAACTTGATTATCCTATATATGATGAAACTTTTACAAAGGATACGAGTATAACACTTGTTATACAAGTAAATGGTAAAGTTAGGGATAATGTAGTAGTTGATATTAATACAGATGATGAAAAAATAAACGAAATTGCATTATCGCTTGATAAAGTTAAATCACATATTGAAGGTAAACAAGTAGTAAAAATAATTAATGTAAAAAACAGACTAGTAAATATAGTTGTCAAATAG
- the rlmB gene encoding 23S rRNA (guanosine(2251)-2'-O)-methyltransferase RlmB, translating into MDKIIGINPVTEVLKTSKNIEKLEVFKGIKKESIKEILRLASSRNIKIFYTNKRENNSQGVVAYITDYNYNISLESLLEKELKKEKSVIVILDQIQDPRNFGAILRSCECFGVGGVIIQDRNNVRVTETVVKSSAGAIEYVDITEVTNISDTIDKLKKYGYFVYGTAADGEYLYSKIDYPDKVAIVLGNEGSGMRKKVREHCDTTLKIHLKGVINSLNVSVACGILLSQISK; encoded by the coding sequence ATGGATAAAATCATAGGAATTAATCCAGTGACGGAAGTATTAAAAACTTCAAAAAATATTGAAAAACTTGAAGTGTTTAAAGGCATAAAAAAAGAATCAATAAAAGAAATATTAAGACTTGCAAGTAGTAGAAATATTAAAATTTTTTATACAAATAAAAGAGAAAATAACTCACAGGGTGTGGTTGCATATATAACAGACTATAATTACAATATAAGTCTTGAAAGTTTATTAGAAAAAGAACTCAAGAAAGAAAAATCAGTTATAGTAATATTGGATCAAATACAAGATCCTAGAAATTTTGGAGCGATTTTAAGATCGTGTGAATGCTTTGGAGTTGGCGGTGTTATTATACAAGACAGAAATAATGTTAGAGTTACTGAAACAGTTGTAAAATCATCAGCCGGAGCTATTGAGTATGTTGATATAACAGAAGTAACAAATATATCAGATACAATTGACAAATTAAAAAAATATGGATATTTTGTTTATGGAACAGCAGCAGATGGAGAGTACTTGTATTCTAAAATAGATTACCCTGATAAAGTTGCAATAGTTTTAGGTAATGAAGGTAGTGGAATGAGAAAAAAAGTAAGAGAACATTGTGATACAACGTTAAAAATACATTTAAAAGGTGTAATAAATTCACTTAATGTATCTGTTGCATGTGGAATACTTCTTTCACAAATAAGTAAATAA